A region of the Ornithinimicrobium ciconiae genome:
TTGGTCAGGCTGGTGTCGGTCGTCATCGCCTCCCACGCCACGGCCTTGGCAGCAGCGCTCGGACGCGCTGCCCGCACCCGCAGCCCTGCGGTCCGGCCGCGCATAGTGTCATCGCGGCGCAGCTCATCGACCAGCTCCTCGTCGGCCAGGGCATCCTGGGCGGCCAGTGCTGCCAGGGCAGCCCAGCGCAGGTCCTGGTGGACCTCCAGCCCCTCCGGGCCGCAGTCCCGCAACAGGTCACGCACCGGCTCGACACCGTCGGCGCAGCTGGCCGTGGCCTGCACCAGGGCCCTGGCCCAGACGATCTGCCGGTCCGACCCAGCCTCCGCCGCGTCCAGGGCCGTCCGCAGCACCCTCACCTGCTCCGCCTGCCACGTCGCGCGGCTCGCGACCGGCGCAAAGGTCTCGATCGCCGCGTGCAGGTTGGTCAGCCCCGAGGCCAGCAGCGCCGCATCGGGCTCAAGCGGCAGCTGCCCGAGGGCGCCGGCCACGTAGTCACCGACGGGCAACACTGCGTCCCGCAGCGCGTTCCAGAGGGTGGACCACACCAGCCCCCGGCTCAGGGGTTCCACGATCGAGCTGACATGGGCCAGTGCCACCCGCGTGGACCTCTCATCCAGCCGGACGCTGGCATAGGTCAGGTCGTCGTCGTTGACCAGGACCAGGTCGGCCGGCTGACCGATCGCCTCGCTCACCTCGGTCTCGGCACCCGTCACGTCCAGCTCGTATGCCGCAGCACGGGTCAGCCGCTCCCCCTCCAGCCGGTAGCACCCGACCACCAGACGGTGCGGGCGGTCGACGGTGGCGTCCCCACCCGCGACCGGTCGGGATTGGGGTGCAGGATCGGGCACCGGTGACCGCCCCTGCACCCCAGAAGCCTGCGGGAGGCGGGGTGCGAGCGGGTCCCGGGCGTCCTGCCGGATCACCAGACGGCTGATCGTGCCGTCGTCGGCCCGGTCCACCTCCGGCGTCAGCAGCGAGATGCCGGCCATCTCCAGCCAGACGCGCGACCACGACGTCAGGTCCCGCCCCGAGGCTGCCTCCAGGCAGTCCGTCAGGTCCCTGACCTCGGTGTTGCCGAAGGCGTGGCGGGCGAAGTAGTCACGGGACCCAGCAAAGAAGGCCTCCTCGCCGACATACGCCATCAACTGCTTGAGCACCGCGGCGCCCTTGGCATAGGTGATGCCGTCAAAGTTCTGCCGGGCCGCCTCCATGTCGTCAATGACGGCCACGATCGGGTGCGTCGTCGGCAGCTGGTCCTGGCGGTAGGCGAACTGCTTGCGATCCATCGCGAAGCGGGTCCACGAGTCGGTGTATTCCGTTGCGGCAGCAGACACGTGGTAACCCATCAGGTCGGCGAAGCTCTCCTTGAGCCACAGCCCGTCCCACCAGCGCATGGTGACCAGGTCGCCGAACCACATGTGGGCCATCTCGTGCATCAGCGTGTTGGCGAGCGCCTGGCGCTGCCCACGGGTGGCGCGGCCGCGGTGCAGGTACTGCTCGGTGAAGGTGACCAGGCCGGGGTTCTCCATCGCGCCGATGTTGTACTCCGGCACGAAGATCTGGTCGTACTTGCCCCAGGGGTAGGGGTAGTCGAAGTGCGCGTCGAAAAAGTCCAGCCCCTGACGGGTCAGGGTGAGCACCTCCTCGGCGTCCAGGTGGGGCACCATCGAGGCGCGGCACAGCACGCCCAGGGCAACCTCCTGGGAGGAGCCGTCCGCACGCTGCACCGACCAGGTGCCGTCGACCCGGTGGTAGGGCCCGGCGGCGATCGCCGTGAGATAGCTCGATAGCGGCGGCGTGGGAGCGAAGGTCACTGTTGCAGAGGCACTTTGCTCGTCCCGCTCGTGGCCATCATCCTCGGTGCGGGCGACCTCGGCCTGCCCGGAGAGGATTACCCAGTCCCGCGGTGCGGTGACCACGAAGGTCGTCTCCGCCTTGAGGTCGGGCTGCTCAAACACCGGGTAGTAGCGGCGGGCGTCCGTCGGCTCACAGTGGCTGTAGAGGTAGGTGTTGCCGTCCTGCGGGTCGGTGAACCGGTGGAGCCCCTCACCCGAGCGGCTGTAGGAGCAGTCGGCCTCGATGCGCACCTCGTTGTCCGCGGACAGGCCGGTCAGGAGGACCCGCGCTCCGTCATACTCCCCCGTCGGCACCGGCTCCCCGTTGAGGGTGACGGAGACGACCCGCTCGGCGATCAGGTCAACCCAGGTCTCCGGGCCGGATGCGGCGAACCGGATCTGGCTGACCACCGAGAAGGTGTCCGCTCCGGGATCAGTGGCGGATCTCAGGTCGAGCTCGACCCGCTGGTCGCGCACGGTGATGGTCCGGGCGCGCTCGGCACACTCGGCATGGGTGAGGTTCGTGGTGGCTGTCACGCTGCCCTAGTCAAGCAGACGCCGCCGCGATCAGGTGTGGTGCAGGGCCTTCCGTGAGAGTCGGTTGCCCAGAGCCTGCGCCAGCTGGACCAGGATGATGATCACGATCACCGTCACCCAGACCACGCCGAAGTTCCAGCGCTTGTAGCCGTAGTCGAGCGCGAAGGCTCCCAGTCCGCCGCCGTCCAGGGTGCCGGCCAGGGCGGACATGTCGACGACCGCGATGCAGATGAAGGTGTAACCCAGGATCAGCGGTCCGAGCGCCTCGGGAACGAGCAGGGTGGTGATGATCCGCCAGCGGGTCGCGCCGGTGGCCCGGGCCGCCTCGATGACCCCGGGGTTGATCGCCACGAGGTTCTGCTCCACGATGCGGGAGACCCCGAAGGTGGCCGCGACCGACATCGGCACGATCATCGCGGTGCTGCCCAGGCGGGTGCCGACGATGCCCACGGTCAGCGGTGCCACGGCAAAGAGCAGGATCAGGAACGGGATCGGCCGGAAGATGTTGACGACCAGGTTGAGGATGCCGAAGACCCACCGGTTGGCCAGCAGTCCTCCGCGGCGGGTGGTGTAGAGGCCGATGCCCAGGGCGAGACCGAGCAGTCCGCCGATGACCAGGGTGGCCGAGACCATGTAGAGGGTCTGGCCGGTGGCCTCGATCAGGTTGGCACCGTGCGTGTCCCACTCGAATCCGTCGTTCATCAGGCCACCTCCTCGACCTCGGTGACGCCGCCGAGCTGGGCGACCACCTGGTCCACGGCCGCCTGGGGGCCGGTGAGTTCGAGGGTGAGCGACCCGAAGGACCGGGCCTGCAGCGTGCCGATGCCGCCGTAGACGATCTCGAAGGTGACACCCAGGGCCCCTGCCCCGGCCAGGACGGCGCCCAGCCGGGAACCGTCGTGGATCGTCGCGGTCACGATCCGACCCGGGTGGGCCTGCCGGATCCTGGCCAGGTCGTCTCCGTGCGGCCGGTCGTGGATGACGGTCGAGACAAACCTGCGGCCAACCTCGGAGCGGGGTGCGGTGAACGTCTCGAAGACCGTCCCGACCTCGGCGACCCGTCCACGCTCCAGGATCGCGACCCGGTCGGCGATGGCCCGGACGATCTCCAGCTCGTGGGTGATGACCACGACGGTCACCCCCAGCTCGCGGTTGACCTTCTTGAGCAGCCGCAGGACGTCCTGCGTCGTCTCGGGGTCGAGGGCGCTGGTCGACTCGTCGGCCAGCAGGATCTTCGGGCCGGCCGCCAGTGCTCGGGCGATCCCGACCCGTTGCTTCTGCCCACCGGAGAGCTGGTCGGGATAGGAGTGCGCCCGGTCCAGCAGCCCGACGAAGTCGAGCAGCTCGGCGACCCGTGCGTCGCGCTTGTCCTTGGGCCAGCCGGCGACCTTGAGCGGGAAGGCGACGTTGCCGGCGATGGTGCGGGAGCCAAAGAGGTTGAACTGCTGAAAGATCATGCCGATGTCGCGACGCTTGCGCTCCAGCTGCGACTCCGTCATGGTCACCACGTCCTGACCGTCGACGATCAGTTCACCGGAGGTGACCCGCTCCAGGCCGTTGATGAGCCGGACCAGGGTGCTCTTGCCGGCTCCGGAGTAGCCGATGACGGCGAAGATCTCGCCCTGCTCGACACTCAGGTCGACGTGGTCGACGGCGGTGACATCTGCGGCGTGGCCGGTGAAGACCTTGGAGACGTCGCGGAACTCGATGATCGGAGACACGCTCAGTTGCTCGCCTGCAGGGTGGCCTCGGTGTCCTGCAGGACCTCCTGGAGGCGGGCGATGTCATAGCCCTCGACGATCACCGCGGTGCCACCGGAGGACTCGACGACCGACTCGAGCACCTCCGGGTCGTGATAGAGCTCCACGATCGTGAGGTAGGTCTCGTTCTCCAGGTCACCGGGGCGGGCGGCGAAGACGTTGATGTAGGGCTGGGCGCCCGGCGACTCGGGGTCGTCGGCGACGACATAGCCCTGCAGGTCGAAGCCGGCGTCGGTGGCGAAGTTGTTGTTGGTGATCACCCCGGCGACGTCGTCGTCGTGGATGAGGCCTGCGGTCTGGCTGGCCTCGACCGGACGGACCACGACCGTGGAGGCGTCCTCGTCGACGTCGTCCGGTGTCGGCGACGCGGGGTCACCGGTGAAGGTGATCAGCCCGGCGCCCTCGAGCACGAACAGTGCCCGGGCCTGGTTGGTGGAGTCGTTGGGGATGGCGACCTGGTCGCCCGTGACGAACTCCTCGACGCTCTCGTACTTCTCGGAGTACAGCGGCAACGGCACGATCATCGTCGAGCCGATGGGCTGCAGGTCATCGCCGGTGTTGACGTTGTGGTCGGCCAGGTAGAGCAGGTGCTGGAAGGAGTTGAGGTCGATCTCCCCCTCGGCGAGGGCCGGGTTGGGCAGGGTGTACTCGCTGAAGTTGACGATCTCGATCTCGATGCCCTCCTCGGCGGCCTTCTCCTTGAGGATCTGCCAGTGCGGCTGGGAGCCCTCGGTGGTGCCAATCCGGATCACGTCGCCGTCGTCGTCGCCGTCCAGCAGTGCCCAGCCGCCGGCGATCAGCGCCGCGACCAGCACAGCGCCTCCCGCGATGAGGGGTGTCCTGCTGCGGCGGGGCTTGTCGGGCAGGACCGGGGACGGGCCGGGGGTAGTGGTGTTCTCAGACATGGGAGGGCCTTTCGGGCAGGGCAGACGGACGGACGTCACGCTGCGGAGGTGGTGCGGACGCGGCTGGACACCGCGGAGCATCCGCCCGGCGACGGTGTCGGGCGGGTCAGTCAGAGGTGAGGGGTGCGGCCGGAGAGCTCCGGCGGCGAGGTGCCGGTGAGGACCGGCGGTGGGTGGCCTGGGGCCGACGTGAGGTGCTGCGCTCAGCGGCAGCGGCACATCAGCGAGTGGCACATCAGTGAGCGGGGCATCACGCGGCACATGTCGCGGCGTCCCTGGGGACGAACCGGAACCGTGCGGACTGCGTGACGGCGCATGACACTCCCACATCACTCACAGAGGAGCCGGTCGGTTGACCGGCACCTCCAGTAGAAACGATGGAGGGCACCCATGTCAAGACGCGACATCGCAGATCCGTCGTCTAGAACCACGCTAGAGACACTCACTCCGTAGAATCCTCGTTCATACAGATTTTGACCGCAGATTAGTCCACTCAACACGCCCCGCAGCGATAGGTACCCCCGCGCCGACAGCGACGAGATTATGATCACGTGGTGTCCGGGGATCTGCAGGCCGAGCCCATCCGGCTCTCCCCCGTCGGCCGCCTCCTGCGCACCCTGGTGATCGTGGCTGCGCTGGGCATCCTGGTCACCAGCCAGCTCGGCCGGCACGACAACTGGTTCCCGCTCGGCATGCTCGGCCAGTACGGCGTGGCCCGCAGCCCGGACGGCGAGGTCATCGACACCTATCTGCTCGGGGAGACCGCTGACGGGCACGTCGAGGAACTCACGCTGCGCGCCGAGGTCACCGGCATCACCCGCGTCGAGCTGGAGATCGCCCTCCCGGACATGCTGCAGGACCCCGGGCGCCTCGAGGTGGTGGCGCAGACCTACGAGGCAGGACATCCCGGCGTCGACA
Encoded here:
- a CDS encoding methionine ABC transporter ATP-binding protein produces the protein MSPIIEFRDVSKVFTGHAADVTAVDHVDLSVEQGEIFAVIGYSGAGKSTLVRLINGLERVTSGELIVDGQDVVTMTESQLERKRRDIGMIFQQFNLFGSRTIAGNVAFPLKVAGWPKDKRDARVAELLDFVGLLDRAHSYPDQLSGGQKQRVGIARALAAGPKILLADESTSALDPETTQDVLRLLKKVNRELGVTVVVITHELEIVRAIADRVAILERGRVAEVGTVFETFTAPRSEVGRRFVSTVIHDRPHGDDLARIRQAHPGRIVTATIHDGSRLGAVLAGAGALGVTFEIVYGGIGTLQARSFGSLTLELTGPQAAVDQVVAQLGGVTEVEEVA
- a CDS encoding MetQ/NlpA family ABC transporter substrate-binding protein, with the protein product MSENTTTPGPSPVLPDKPRRSRTPLIAGGAVLVAALIAGGWALLDGDDDGDVIRIGTTEGSQPHWQILKEKAAEEGIEIEIVNFSEYTLPNPALAEGEIDLNSFQHLLYLADHNVNTGDDLQPIGSTMIVPLPLYSEKYESVEEFVTGDQVAIPNDSTNQARALFVLEGAGLITFTGDPASPTPDDVDEDASTVVVRPVEASQTAGLIHDDDVAGVITNNNFATDAGFDLQGYVVADDPESPGAQPYINVFAARPGDLENETYLTIVELYHDPEVLESVVESSGGTAVIVEGYDIARLQEVLQDTEATLQASN
- a CDS encoding methionine ABC transporter permease produces the protein MNDGFEWDTHGANLIEATGQTLYMVSATLVIGGLLGLALGIGLYTTRRGGLLANRWVFGILNLVVNIFRPIPFLILLFAVAPLTVGIVGTRLGSTAMIVPMSVAATFGVSRIVEQNLVAINPGVIEAARATGATRWRIITTLLVPEALGPLILGYTFICIAVVDMSALAGTLDGGGLGAFALDYGYKRWNFGVVWVTVIVIIILVQLAQALGNRLSRKALHHT
- the pepN gene encoding aminopeptidase N is translated as MTATTNLTHAECAERARTITVRDQRVELDLRSATDPGADTFSVVSQIRFAASGPETWVDLIAERVVSVTLNGEPVPTGEYDGARVLLTGLSADNEVRIEADCSYSRSGEGLHRFTDPQDGNTYLYSHCEPTDARRYYPVFEQPDLKAETTFVVTAPRDWVILSGQAEVARTEDDGHERDEQSASATVTFAPTPPLSSYLTAIAAGPYHRVDGTWSVQRADGSSQEVALGVLCRASMVPHLDAEEVLTLTRQGLDFFDAHFDYPYPWGKYDQIFVPEYNIGAMENPGLVTFTEQYLHRGRATRGQRQALANTLMHEMAHMWFGDLVTMRWWDGLWLKESFADLMGYHVSAAATEYTDSWTRFAMDRKQFAYRQDQLPTTHPIVAVIDDMEAARQNFDGITYAKGAAVLKQLMAYVGEEAFFAGSRDYFARHAFGNTEVRDLTDCLEAASGRDLTSWSRVWLEMAGISLLTPEVDRADDGTISRLVIRQDARDPLAPRLPQASGVQGRSPVPDPAPQSRPVAGGDATVDRPHRLVVGCYRLEGERLTRAAAYELDVTGAETEVSEAIGQPADLVLVNDDDLTYASVRLDERSTRVALAHVSSIVEPLSRGLVWSTLWNALRDAVLPVGDYVAGALGQLPLEPDAALLASGLTNLHAAIETFAPVASRATWQAEQVRVLRTALDAAEAGSDRQIVWARALVQATASCADGVEPVRDLLRDCGPEGLEVHQDLRWAALAALAAQDALADEELVDELRRDDTMRGRTAGLRVRAARPSAAAKAVAWEAMTTDTSLTNDHLRALVAGFVEPSGGAVTREYAERYYDSITRWWSDRTMVMASILATGLFPRGDLADGQDAASHPALAAAQGWLADYEDAPRALRRIVIEQADHLARALRVQAAS